From the Halococcus sediminicola genome, the window GACCAGTTCCTATGACGCGCTACGGCTACGCCGCGATGAACGTCACGCTCCGCGAGGAAAACGTCCGGACGAATCGCGGGATGCAGAAAGCCACCTTCGAGGAGCGTGGTCTCGACTACGTCGGCGAGCTCGCCGAGAAGAACTGTCAGGGTCTCAAGCGCATCGTCGAGTGGAATCTCGATCACGACATCCACTACTATCGCATCGCTTCGGACCTCCTGCCGTGGTTCAGTCGATACGATTTCGATGACTTGCCGAACGCGGCCGAGATTCGCTGTCTCCTCGAAGAAGTGGGTGCTCTTGCTCGTGAACACGACATGCGGCTGACCTTCCACCCGGATCACTTCGTGAAACTGGCAAGCAACAAGGAGGACGTCGTTGAGCGGTCGGTAACCGATCTGGAAAACCATGGGGTCCTGCTTGACGCAATGAAACTGTCGCGGACACCATACAACGCGATCAACATCCACATCGGAGCACACTACGGCGACAAAGAAGCGACGGGCGAGCGCTTCTGCGAGCACTTCCAGCGACTTTCGCCGGCAGTACAAGATCGTCTGACCGTCGAGAACGATGACACCAACTCACTCTGGAGCGTTCCGGAATTGATCGATGCTGTGCATGATCGCATCGATATTCCAATCACCTACGACGATTTTCATCATCAGTTCACGAGCCGCGGGCTGACACGCCGCGAGGCACTCACGGATGCTGCGGAAACGTGGGAAACGACCCCGATCATCCACTACAGCGAATCTAGACGCCTCCACGAGGCCGATCCGTCGATTCGACCGCAGAACCACAGTGACTACGTTGCCGGGCCGATCCGTACCTACGGAACGAATGCCGACGTGATGCTCGAAGCGAAACAAAAAGAACTAGCAGTGCTCCGGTATCGCGACGACGCGACATCGACGTAGCTCAGCTTGTCACTATTGGTACTCAGAAGTGAGCACTGTGCGAATGAACTCAGCCGGCAATACCCACTCGCTGCTCAAATGGATACTACCCAGCCATTGGCGACGAACCCTCGGCAGGGGCACTGAGAACGACGATGGCGATGGGACAGTGGATGATGAGGGTCGAGTGCTCCCGGTCGCTGTTATCGATGACGAGCGAGAGCTCGCTGAAGCCGTCCGAGTGGCGGCGGTCGCTGAAGTGTTCGGCAACGAGGTCTGCGAGATCGGTGAGTGAGCGATCGGGCGGTGAGCGGGTCACGATTCACTCAGAGATTGGCGAAGGCGAGGTCTTACAGCTATCGGCTGACGCAGGCGAAGAAGGTAGCTGAGTAGACGACCTTCTGGCACTCCCGTTCACTATATCAGTTTGTGGACGAACGGCTCGCCTCATCGGTGGGTTCATGCCGTTGATCTGTGATATGTGAGTATGAACCGGCGGCTACTCGGTGTCATCTTCATCGCAGTCCTTCTCGTTTTCGCAGGCTGCTCTAGTGGTTCGTCCACTTCGACTCAGACAAGCACTGGTAGCCAATCAGACACCGCTGCCGGGTCCGTATCCGTCACCACGTCAACCAACGCAACAACCAACCTGCCGAACACCCCTCCGAATACGAGTGCTTCTCCACAGGCACGTTCGTCAGTCAATG encodes:
- the uvsE gene encoding UV DNA damage repair endonuclease UvsE; translated protein: MTRYGYAAMNVTLREENVRTNRGMQKATFEERGLDYVGELAEKNCQGLKRIVEWNLDHDIHYYRIASDLLPWFSRYDFDDLPNAAEIRCLLEEVGALAREHDMRLTFHPDHFVKLASNKEDVVERSVTDLENHGVLLDAMKLSRTPYNAINIHIGAHYGDKEATGERFCEHFQRLSPAVQDRLTVENDDTNSLWSVPELIDAVHDRIDIPITYDDFHHQFTSRGLTRREALTDAAETWETTPIIHYSESRRLHEADPSIRPQNHSDYVAGPIRTYGTNADVMLEAKQKELAVLRYRDDATST